GGCCAAGCCGGTCATTCTCGGCCACGTCCAGCGCGGCGGCACACCGACCGCCTACGACCGCGTGCTCGCCACGCGCTTCGGCTGGCACGCGGTGGAGGCGGCGCACCAGGGGCAGTTCGGCCGGATGACCGCGCTGCGCGGGACGGACATCGTGATGGTGCCGCTCGCGGAGGCCGTGACCGAGCTGAAGACGGTGCCGAAGGACCGGATGGACGAGGCCGAGTCGGTCTTCTAGACGCCGTGCCCGTTACTGGACGCCCTCCCGGTCGGTGTCGTCCTGGAGCTTCGCCCAGAAGTGCTCCACGATCCGGTCGAGGAACTCCTGGCCGGCGTCGCCCGCGTCGCTGCCGCCGCCGCCCCAGCTCAGGGTGGCGGCCATGTGCCCCTGGTAGTCCTCGTGCAGCGCCTGGAGGGCGCCCTCCAGGAACGGCCGGTCCAGGGGGACGACCTTCGCGACCGGCCGTACGTAGGCCTGCCATCGGGTGGTGACCGCGCTGCGCAGCAGCTCGCCGAGCTTGGCGTTCCGGCCCGTGACGGCGACGAAGTCGGGCAGGCGGAGACCGAGCAGGTCGGCGAGGGCGGCGGACTGGCGGTCGGTGCCGCGCCAGCTGTCGGTCTCCTCCATGCGCAGGTAGCTGTGGA
This genomic stretch from Streptomyces sp. Go-475 harbors:
- a CDS encoding helix-turn-helix transcriptional regulator, which encodes MRRPSPRPSDPSPTTTPPPFDAPAARRLRAALGMAPEHVAHGMRVSYGHPHVSPDHVIAWERGITAPTDSELTALAGVLWCSPAELIGRPRTLREHRIARCLAPEDVARAVGHDVHSYLRMEETDSWRGTDRQSAALADLLGLRLPDFVAVTGRNAKLGELLRSAVTTRWQAYVRPVAKVVPLDRPFLEGALQALHEDYQGHMAATLSWGGGGSDAGDAGQEFLDRIVEHFWAKLQDDTDREGVQ